The DNA window TGACGATCGTCCAGGGGTACGTCGATGGGGTCGACGACGAGCAAGGTCACCCCGTCCAGGGTCTGGGCGGAGATCGCGAGGCGCTCTTCCTGTTCGCGACCGCCCTCACCTGGACGTTCTGGATCGACGAGCTGTTCGATGCCGACAAGGGTGGGACGTCGGCACCCGTCGATGTGGGGGCGGTGCTGCGAGGCATCGAGGGGAAGGACGACGCGCCCGCTGCACAGGGATTTCAGCGACTCCGGGCGCTGTTCGTGGCCTACGAGGGGGACGCGGAGGCGTACGGGCTGTGGCTCCAGACGGCCGCTGACGCGGTGAAGGCGTGGGAGATCGAGGATCTCCTGTCCTACGGGAAGCTCTCGCTGTCGTACGCCGAGTACCTGGAGAACGGGTACAACAGCACGGCGGTCCCCTTCATCCTCGCCACGGCGGCGCTGGTTCATCGGCTCGACATGCCTTCCCGGCTGCACGAGGAGGCGATCCGGAGCCTCTTGCGGCAGCTCAGCATCTCGTGCCGGCTCCACAACGACATCTTCAGCGTCGAGAAGGAGCGCCGCGAGCAGTCGTGCGCCAACGCGGTGCTGGTGCTGGAGCGGCTCCTTCCGGCAGAGCAGGCCGAGCGCGTGGCCCGCGACGACCTGCAAGGCTACGAGCGCATGCTGCGCAGGGACGTCGATCGGCTCCCGCCAGGGGACGCCTTCGGGGTGCTCGGGCGGGTGATGCCGGAGGCCCATCGGATCCTCTACACGGATCCGAGAGGGGACTACGCCGGGGCCCAGCAGGGTCGAACGGCAGAGACCGTGGCGACCCCGGAGGGGTGAGCGCCAGCTAGCCGGAGGAGGTCCGGAGCCGCACCGCCGCTTCGATGATGCGATCGACCTTGGTCGCTGGCACCTTCAGAAAGAGGGCGGCTTCCCGGAGCTCCGACCAGGCGAAGGGTTTGATGTTGACCCCTAGCCAGGCCACGGCCGTGACCAGACCTCGGACCAGCCGGTCATCGGTCACGGCAGCCGTCGGGATGTTTCGCTTCTTCAGCGCATCCGCGGTGATCTTTCGCTGGACGCTGTTGACCTGAACCGCGCCCAGGCTGGTCGCGAGGTACCGGTTGATGCCCTTGGTCATCAGGTCCTTCGCGAAGGCGTGCCACACGGCGTCCTGGCTGGGCCCCAAGTCGGTGAACGAGATCACCAGGTCATCCATGATGACCCATCTGTGCCCTTCGCCCATCGGCTCCGGGCCTCAGAGAAGAAAATCGCGGGGCAAGACGGTCGAGCTCATGGGGGTGCAGGCGGAGCGAGTCAGGCTGGAGAATAGACGCGCTCATCCTCCTGTTTGTCAAGCCGGCAGCGTTCTCCCCAGCCTGGACCACGCGGTCAGCAGACCGTGGATGACGAAGGCGTGGGTGTTGGTGGCCAGGTGGTAGAGGAGGGGTCGAGGTCCGTACACTTCAGGGCGCCCAGGCCAGGTTCCGTCGTCTCGCTGGGTGTCGACCAGGTAACGGAGGGCGCTGCGGATGAACGCTTCCCCGGGCTGGTGGATGTCGAGCAGCATCGCCAGAGAGAGCCCCGTGGGGCTCGGGTAGCTCTCTTCTCCGGGCTCTTCTCCCCAGCCTCCATCCTCGTTCTGGACCACGAGGAGGGACTTGCGCGCAGCGCGGGAGACAGGGTGATACGCCCCCACGGCGCGACCGATCTCGAGCACGGCATAGGGGAAGCTGCGATACCAGCCCGCTCTCCACCGTCCCTTGATCTCGTATTGCTGGACCAGCCAGCGGTAGGGCGACTCCAGCGGGACACGGTGGATGTCGGGGTACGCCGTCAGCGCCGAGAGGGCGTGAGCGACGCAGTCCTCGACGGGCTGGTCATCCTGGGATTGCCAGGTGTTCCAGAGGCCGTCCTTGCGCTGGCGCGCGGCGAGGTAAGCGATCCCTCGGGCGATGCAGCCAG is part of the Chondromyces crocatus genome and encodes:
- a CDS encoding terpene synthase family protein; amino-acid sequence: MELDRAVLQRILAWGEGLEKFKPSHGRNALTIVQGYVDGVDDEQGHPVQGLGGDREALFLFATALTWTFWIDELFDADKGGTSAPVDVGAVLRGIEGKDDAPAAQGFQRLRALFVAYEGDAEAYGLWLQTAADAVKAWEIEDLLSYGKLSLSYAEYLENGYNSTAVPFILATAALVHRLDMPSRLHEEAIRSLLRQLSISCRLHNDIFSVEKERREQSCANAVLVLERLLPAEQAERVARDDLQGYERMLRRDVDRLPPGDAFGVLGRVMPEAHRILYTDPRGDYAGAQQGRTAETVATPEG